A window of Bradyrhizobium sp. AZCC 1719 genomic DNA:
CCCGCGCGATATACGACAGCATATTTCCGCCGACGGATGCGGTCAGCCAGCACGCAGATGATCACCTCAACCAAGAGATGCAATCGGGCAGAAAAGGCCGGGCGGTACCGGGGCTCTGACCAGCAGCGACTCGATCGCGACCGGCATTCTGCCAGCTTCATCTAGTGCATGCGATTCTCGACAGGCTTGCCCTTGAGGCCGTCGTGCGAGTGCCTGAGATCGAGCGTCGGCTTGGGTTGCTCCCTCACAAAGCTCTGCACCGTCTCCCCCGGACCGCCCTTCGCAATCGTGGTGCCGCCGTCAGCAAATATCAGCGCCCCCGTTACGAAGCTCGCCTCATCCGACGCGGCGAACGCAAAGACATTGGCCATCTCCTCCGGGGTGCCGCGCCGACCGAGCACGGTACCGGCAAGAGTCTGCTTCTCCATCTGCTCGTTCATCGGCCCGGTCTCCTTGTGCGTCCAGGCCGTATCGATGGGGCCAGGGCACACACAGAGAGCGCGCACGCCGTGTTTGCCCTGTTCGTAGGCCACGCCGCGCATGAAAGCGTGAAGGAAACCCTTCGAGCCGCCATAGGGCGCCGCCGTCGGCTCACCCATTTCGCCGGCCTCCGATCCCGTTGAAATCACGACACCCCGCGAGCGCTTCAGATGCGGCAGCGCAAACTTCGTCATCAGGAATGCAGAACGGACATTGTTACGCACGATGTAGTCGAACATCTCGACCGAATGATCCTGGCATTCGGCAATTTCAGGAAAGACGCCAGCATTGTTGATCAGGACGTCGAGCCTGCCGAATGCGTCGATCGCCAGGGCGATGCATGCTTGCGCATCCACCTCGTCCGCAACATCGCCAAGAAAGGGTTCGGCCACGCCGCCGCGCGCCCGGATGGCATGGACGACGTCCTCCACCGGATCGGCGGGCAGTCCGGCAACAATGACTTTCGCACCTTCTCGCGCAAATTTATGGGCGATAGCTTCGCCGATTCCCGTCGCCGCACCTGTTACGATTGATGATTTGCCGTTCAGCCGTCCCGCCATCGTCATCCGCTCCGCTTTGCTCTGGTCCAAAGCGTTGAACACACTCGTACCCGCGATGTTCCGCGGCGCGCGTCATCGGCGTTCTTCCCGCCGCGCGTGGAACGACTGACGCAGTTTCTGCCGCGAGCGCCGAATGAACTCCGTTCCTTCGCAACATGCGGGCGCAGTCAGGGGCTGACGCTTTCAGTCGGAAAACTACAGGAGCGTCCGCGTCACTGAACCCGTGGACCGACAGCTCAAGCCACACAGTCCCAAGCTACAGGGCAGCAAGGTACGTAATCGCACGACCTTCCATCGATGCAAACAGAAGGAACAGAGTGCCGAGCGGGAGCGGGCATGCCACAGGCGCACCCCGACACCCGCTCGTTCCATGCAACGCGTCGCCACTACCTGCGGTACGTCCCGACGAGTTCAGCCTGGCCGATCATGTGCTTCTCGGCTGCTTTCCAGATGTCGACTACCGGCATGCTGGGCGACCGCGATAGCTCGTCGACATCCAAAGCCGCTAGCTTGAAGTGATAGTGATGCGTACCATGACCCTTGGGCGGCGCGGGCCCGCCATAGCCTAGTTCGCCGAAATCGTTCATGCCCTTGCCGAGACGCTCCGTCTTTGGCCCGTGACCGATGGCTTCCGGCAGCATCGACCGCTCGCCCATGACGTTGTAGATGCCCCAATGCCGAAACGTGCCGGACGGTGCATCCGGGTCCTCAACGATAAGGGCGAAGCTCTTCGTACCCGGTGGCGGATCCGACCATTGAAGCGGCGGAGACACATTCTGGCCGTCGCAAGTGTATTTGACCGGAATCGGCTGGTCGTCGTCGAATGCAGGACTCGTCAACTTGAACACCATATGCAGACTCCCGTGCTCATGGAATGTAAGGGTCGCAGCGGCGGGCTCGCTCGGTCCTCCGGGGTGCAACCACACGCCTTGCCGGTCGATTCCGCCGATACGAAGGAACGTCGGACCGGCCCTTGAGTTGCTTCAACAAGGCCCGTTGATCGGCGTTTCCCGCGCGCGCTCAGAAGATCCTTGTAAAGGCGTGCGTCGGTACGCCGATGCCGGACAAGCGCAGCAACCATCTAGGGAACCCGGCGCATGGCCCTTTCACCGGAAGCCGAACAAGTTCGCGAGAGGACTAATCGCGAGCTGATCGATCTCCTGCACGAGGCAGGCGAGCATCTCCCGGCGCCGGAGCAGGACGATTTCACGTCCTTTTTCGATCGATTCGGCCCTGCGAAAATCGTGATGCTCGGCGAAGCGACACATGGCACGTCAGAATTCTATCGGGCACGTACCGCCATCACCCGCCAGTTGATCGAGCACCACGGCTTCAACATCGTCGCGGTCGAGGCCGATTGGCCGGACGCAGCAGTGCTCGATCACCTCGTGCGGCAACTGCCATCCGAGCCGCCCAAGGAGCGGCCGTTCGAACGTTTCCCGACCTGGATGTGGCGCAATATCGAAGTGAAGCAATTCATCGATTATCTGCGCTTCCACAACGACGCGTGCGCTGCGGACCGGAGAGTCGAGTTGCGGGGGCTCGACGTCTACAGCCTCAACAGCTCCATTGCCGCAGTCATCGCGTATCTCGAACGCATCGACCCGGAACGCGCCCGCGTGGCGCGTGAACGCTATTCCTGCCTGACGCCGTGGCAGGCAGACCCTGCCGGTTACGGACGCGCCGTACTGTCCGGCCGAGACAGTTGCGAAGACGAGGTGGTGGCTCAATTGCGCGAGCTTCTGTCGCACCGGCTTTCGCATCAAGACGGCGACGAGGCCTTCTTCAATGCCGCGCAGAATGCGCGGATCGTGCGCGCGGCCGAGCAGTATTACCGCATCATGTATCGCGGCTCGACCGAGTCGTGGAACCTGCGCGACCGTCACATGTTCGACACGCTGCAATATGTGGTGCAGGAACGCGGGCCGCAGGCGAAGGCGGTGGTCTGGGCCCACAACTCCCACATCGGCAACGCTGCGGCAACTTCGATGGGTTGGGGCGGCGAATTCAATATCGGTGAGCTCGTCCGCAACGCCTATGGCGACGAGGCCGTCTTGATCGGCTTCGGCACGGATCGCGGCACAGTGGCTGCGGCCTCCGATTGGGGCGGCGAGATGGAGATCAAGTCGGTTCGGCCGGCACGCGAGGACAGCTATGAATACCTGCTCCGCCGCACTGGTCTGGCGCGATCACTGACCGATTTGCGGCCGCCCGGCCGAAGCGAGCTGCGCGACAGGTTGACCGGTCCCAGACTCGAGCGAGCCATTGGCGTCATCTATCGACCCGAGACGGAGCTCCTCAGCCACTACTTCGAGGCGGTATTGCCCGAACAGTTCGACGCGTTCGTCTGGTTCGAAGACACCAAGGCGGTGACACCGCTTGCGACACGAGCCGTAGCGGGCGCGGCAGAGACCTATCCCTTTGGGTTCTGATCATGGCGAGTGCACGGGAACAGCTCAGCGAAGTCCTGGTCGGTCCGCACCACCTTGCGGGCATTCTGGGCGTACCTCACGATGCGGCCGGCATCGTGATCTTTGCGCATGGCAGCGGTAGCGGCCGTCTAAGCCCACGCAACAACCAGGTCGCAGCGGCTCTCCGTGAGGCCGGATTTGCCACGCTGCTGCTTGATCTCCTCAGCCCGGAGGAGGAGCGTGACCGCGGCAACGTATTCGACATCCCGCTATTGGCATCACGGCTCTCAGACGCCGCGGACTGGACCCGCAACAGGCCAGAGCTCGCGGAGTTTCCGATTGGCTATTTCGGCGCAAGCACCGGTGCAGCGGCCGCGCTGGTCGCGGCTGCCGACCGGCAGAACGTTACTGCGGTGGTTTCGCGCGGCGGTCGGCCGGATTTGGCCGGCAAGGCGCTGCACGCCGTCAGGGCGCCGACCCTGTTGATCGTTGGCGGGGCCGACCTACCGGTTATTCCGCTCAACCGTTCGGCTTTTGCGGAGCTCTCTTGCGAGAAGGACCTCGTGATCGTGCCGAAGGCGACGCATTTGTTCGAAGAACCCGGCGCGCTCGAGCAGGTGACGCAATATGCCACGCGCTGGTTCCGCCTATTCCTGGCGTCGCCCCTCTCCGAAGAGGTGATCGACGCCGACACGGTTTTCAACGACCGGCAAGACGCCGGACGCCGGCTAGCCTCTGCGCTCATGAAGTTCAAAGACAAGGACGCGGTCGTGCTCGCGCTGCCGCGTGGGGGCGTACCCGTCGCGTTCGAGGTTGCGCAAGCGCTGCACGCCAAGCTCGACGTAGCGCTCGTGCGCAAGATCGGCGCGCCGGGTCATGAGGAGCTCGGGCTCGGCGCGGTCGTCGATGGCGCCCATCCGCAGGTCGTGCTCAATGAGGACATCGTTCGCGAGATCCAGCCGGGTGCGGCCTACCTGGAAGCCGAGATTGCCCGCCAGCTTGCCGAAATCGAACGTCGACGACGCCTTTACCGCGAGGGTGATCCACCGCCGGAGATTGCAGGCCGTACGACCATTGTCGTCGACGACGGCATCGCCACCGGCGGAAGCGTGAAAGCCGTGCTGAGAGCGCTCGCAAGGGCGAAGCCGGGCCGTCTCGTCCTTGCGGTGCCGGTTGCGCCACGCGATTCGCTTGACGAACTGAGTGCGGAGGCAGACGAGATCATTTGCCTCAGGAGCCCCGATCCGTTCTTTGCGGTCGGCATGCACTACAGGGATTTCGGCCAGACTTCGGATCAGGAAGTTACCGAGCTGTTGCATCGTTCGAAGGCCAGCAGCCCGAACCAGACGCGTACGTGACGATCGCGAGAGCGCCCTCACCTGGTAAGGCAAATACAATATCCGATGCGATACTGCGCCCGCCTCGGAGATCGAGCCGCCGTTTCACACCTGCTCGCGCCTTTTTCGCTTTGCCTCAAACCACTCCACTTGTCGGACCCCGAAAGCCTTGCCGCCGCCTGGCGTCTCGACGGCCACGGTTTCCCCTCTGCTCTTTCCGATTAACGCCTTGGCGATGGGTGAAGTTATCGAGATCTTCCCCTTGCTCGCGTCGGCTTCCGGTTCGCCGACGAGCTGCCAGACCCGCTTCTCGCCGGTGTCCTCATCAATCAGCGTCACGGTGGCGCCAAACTTGATGGTATTGCCGGAAAGCTTGGATACGTCGACGATATCGGCACGCGCGAGCTTGTCTTCCAACTCGGCAATTCGGGTGTCGTTGACACTTTGCTCTGCAAGCGCAACCTGATACTCCGAATTCTCAACCAGATTTGGATCGTCGGCGATCGCCTGCTGAATTCGCTGAATAAGATCGGGGCCGCTCGATACGGATGCGGTGCCTCAGTTCATCAGCAAGGGCAGCGTAGCCCGCGGCCGTCATGGGAAGTCTTGTCATCGCGACTCTTATACCGAGTTAATCGACAAAGCATGCATTCAGACGTTCGCGCCGCGCCACCAGCGGTCGCGTACCTGCGGTGGGGAACGCCGTGCGAGGACACGGGTTCCAATTGGTGAGGTTGCCGGTTTCCCATAGTGCGGGGCCACGGCGCCTCGCCCGCTGCGCAGCTCTGACAGTCCGTGATGGAACCTGCAGAGCGGTATGATGGAACGTACACCCTTATGTAAGGTTGCCAGTCCAATGCGGAGCAAAGAGGGCTCGGTACCGTGGCTTTTCATGTCAGCCTTGTTGGTCGAGGTGACCTCAGCGGCGAGATCTACCGTCAGATCCGGCAGGCAATTCTGGACGGGCGCCTTCGGCCTGGAGAGCGGCTGTCTCCCACGCGAGAACTAGCCGCCGCGCTGACGGTTGCGCGATCGACGGTGACGATTGCTTATGAAAGCCTTGTCGCGGAAGGATTCGCGACATCGCAAGCGGGCGCCGGGACGTTCGTCAGCCATCAGCTTGAGGCGAAACGTCCAGCATCGAAAACAAGGCGGTCGACAGTCCGCGCAGTTCGGGTGCGTGGCGTTTGGGAGACCATATTGCCTCCGACGGCCTTTGCCCGCGCGGCGGATTTCGACTTTAGAACCGGGCTTCCGGACGCTTCGTTGTTCCCACACGGAGCCTGGCGGCGGGTCGTCTCCCGTGCGGTGCGCTCGCGCGAAATGGCGGCAGGCGTCTACGAGAATCCTGCTGGCAATCGGGAGCTGCGCGCGGCTATTGCTCGCCACATTGGCATCTCACGAAGCGTTTCCGGATCGCCCGACGACGTCATCGTGACTAATGGCACCCAACAGGCGCTCGACATCATCGCTCGCGTGCTCCTCGAGCCCGGCGATGTCGTTGCGATGGAAGATCCGGGCTATCAACCGCCAAAGCACTTGTTCAAGGCGTTGGGCACGCGCGTGATCGGTGTGCCGGTCGACAGCGAAGGTCTCGTCGTGGAGGCGCTGCCGGCCGAGGCAAGGGCCGTCTACGTGACGCCCTCGCATCAATATCCCCTCGGCGTGGCCATGAGCCTGTCGCGCCGACGCGCACTGCTTGCCTGGGCCGAGCGCAACAACGCGGTTGTCGTTGAGGACGACTATGATAGCGAGTTTCGCTTCGGTGGGCGTCCGCTCGAGCCGCTTCAGACCCTCGATTCAGCCGGTCGCGTTGTGTATGTCGGCACGTTTTCAAAGACGTTGCTGCCGACTCTCCGGCTGGGCTTTATGGTCGTGCCGCCGTCGCTGCGAGAGGCGGCGCAGAAGGCGAAGTTCGTCACCGATTGGCATACAGCGACAATGGCGCAGAGCGCGCTGGCGCGGTTCATCGACGAGGGCGCGTTTGCGCGCCACATTCGCAGGGTGAGCCGCACCTATAGCGAACGGCATCAGGTGCTGACCGCGGCGATCAAGAGCAACTTCGGCGATTATCTCGACCTTATTCCGTCGAGCACCGGGTTGCACATCGCCGCCTACGCGCGAAGAGCGTCGGTTGGTCATATTGATGCGATTGCATCAAGAGCCTTTGATCTCGGCGTCGCCTTCCAAAGACTGTCGGCCTGCCGGGTGGACGGAAAGCCTCAGGCCGGCATCCTCCTGGGATATGGGGCGATCGAGACGGCTCGGATTGCCGAAGGGCTGAGGCGGCTGCGAAGTTGCTTCGATGAATGCGTGTCTCGACGCCCGAATGCAGCGTGAGCGATGTCGCTTGAGGTGACGGCACGCGACTCAGCAATCCGATCAACAACAGTCCCGAGGCGCCGCCTGAATTGGACTGATTGATCATCCGCAAATTGGACCTTCCGTCATACCGCTTCGCTTTCTAACGTTGGGCCGCTGACGCGCGCGACGTCAGGCAGTTGTGGCCGCGCGCGTTGAAACCGCAAGCACACCCTGACCGCCCACGCTCTCTCGTCATCGCACGAAGGCGTGAGACGTGAACGAACTCACACGCCAGCGACGCGCATGCCGATAGTTCTATCCGCGCATCAGGAGGATTACGTCAGGAGGATTCTCATGTCCGTTATTGCCAATGCGCTCACGAATTGGAAGGAAGCCGCTGCATCCAGCCATCATCGACCTGG
This region includes:
- a CDS encoding SDR family NAD(P)-dependent oxidoreductase, translating into MTMAGRLNGKSSIVTGAATGIGEAIAHKFAREGAKVIVAGLPADPVEDVVHAIRARGGVAEPFLGDVADEVDAQACIALAIDAFGRLDVLINNAGVFPEIAECQDHSVEMFDYIVRNNVRSAFLMTKFALPHLKRSRGVVISTGSEAGEMGEPTAAPYGGSKGFLHAFMRGVAYEQGKHGVRALCVCPGPIDTAWTHKETGPMNEQMEKQTLAGTVLGRRGTPEEMANVFAFAASDEASFVTGALIFADGGTTIAKGGPGETVQSFVREQPKPTLDLRHSHDGLKGKPVENRMH
- a CDS encoding YbhB/YbcL family Raf kinase inhibitor-like protein; its protein translation is MVFKLTSPAFDDDQPIPVKYTCDGQNVSPPLQWSDPPPGTKSFALIVEDPDAPSGTFRHWGIYNVMGERSMLPEAIGHGPKTERLGKGMNDFGELGYGGPAPPKGHGTHHYHFKLAALDVDELSRSPSMPVVDIWKAAEKHMIGQAELVGTYRR
- a CDS encoding erythromycin esterase family protein; this translates as MALSPEAEQVRERTNRELIDLLHEAGEHLPAPEQDDFTSFFDRFGPAKIVMLGEATHGTSEFYRARTAITRQLIEHHGFNIVAVEADWPDAAVLDHLVRQLPSEPPKERPFERFPTWMWRNIEVKQFIDYLRFHNDACAADRRVELRGLDVYSLNSSIAAVIAYLERIDPERARVARERYSCLTPWQADPAGYGRAVLSGRDSCEDEVVAQLRELLSHRLSHQDGDEAFFNAAQNARIVRAAEQYYRIMYRGSTESWNLRDRHMFDTLQYVVQERGPQAKAVVWAHNSHIGNAAATSMGWGGEFNIGELVRNAYGDEAVLIGFGTDRGTVAAASDWGGEMEIKSVRPAREDSYEYLLRRTGLARSLTDLRPPGRSELRDRLTGPRLERAIGVIYRPETELLSHYFEAVLPEQFDAFVWFEDTKAVTPLATRAVAGAAETYPFGF
- a CDS encoding phosphoribosyltransferase family protein, coding for MASAREQLSEVLVGPHHLAGILGVPHDAAGIVIFAHGSGSGRLSPRNNQVAAALREAGFATLLLDLLSPEEERDRGNVFDIPLLASRLSDAADWTRNRPELAEFPIGYFGASTGAAAALVAAADRQNVTAVVSRGGRPDLAGKALHAVRAPTLLIVGGADLPVIPLNRSAFAELSCEKDLVIVPKATHLFEEPGALEQVTQYATRWFRLFLASPLSEEVIDADTVFNDRQDAGRRLASALMKFKDKDAVVLALPRGGVPVAFEVAQALHAKLDVALVRKIGAPGHEELGLGAVVDGAHPQVVLNEDIVREIQPGAAYLEAEIARQLAEIERRRRLYREGDPPPEIAGRTTIVVDDGIATGGSVKAVLRALARAKPGRLVLAVPVAPRDSLDELSAEADEIICLRSPDPFFAVGMHYRDFGQTSDQEVTELLHRSKASSPNQTRT
- the pdxR gene encoding MocR-like pyridoxine biosynthesis transcription factor PdxR encodes the protein MAFHVSLVGRGDLSGEIYRQIRQAILDGRLRPGERLSPTRELAAALTVARSTVTIAYESLVAEGFATSQAGAGTFVSHQLEAKRPASKTRRSTVRAVRVRGVWETILPPTAFARAADFDFRTGLPDASLFPHGAWRRVVSRAVRSREMAAGVYENPAGNRELRAAIARHIGISRSVSGSPDDVIVTNGTQQALDIIARVLLEPGDVVAMEDPGYQPPKHLFKALGTRVIGVPVDSEGLVVEALPAEARAVYVTPSHQYPLGVAMSLSRRRALLAWAERNNAVVVEDDYDSEFRFGGRPLEPLQTLDSAGRVVYVGTFSKTLLPTLRLGFMVVPPSLREAAQKAKFVTDWHTATMAQSALARFIDEGAFARHIRRVSRTYSERHQVLTAAIKSNFGDYLDLIPSSTGLHIAAYARRASVGHIDAIASRAFDLGVAFQRLSACRVDGKPQAGILLGYGAIETARIAEGLRRLRSCFDECVSRRPNAA